One Thermodesulfobacteriota bacterium DNA segment encodes these proteins:
- a CDS encoding peptide ABC transporter substrate-binding protein, with the protein MTTCSYPNIHRFRFALAAGLIVIAALVLVSCSADKGAESAAKRDTININLGNEPPSLDWSLATDTSSYTVLNNIMEGLTQFDAEFHPLPALAESWTVSDDGKTYTFKIREGVKWTDGKPLTAGDFEYSWKRLLNPETGADYAYFLYDIVNAEEYNTGGIKEAGKVGIKVVDDGTLEVRLKKPAAYFPSLLSFMATYPMRKDVVEEHGIRWTEPENIATLGPYTLTSWKHHDHILLTRNGGYRGEKPRIEKVRIIMNENPSSALAQYESGELDYADSKSIPPLEVPRLKDLPDFKATLMFRTNYIAFNTEKPPFDNPLVRKAFAASIDRQSIVDLIQGAGVTTKSWIPNDMLGYNGEVGIDFDPGQAKKWLAEAGYPDGKGFPEVSFLWPDVSSNRVIAEALQSMWKMYLGVGVNLMNQEWKVYLSTINTDPPEIHRAGWGADFPDPHNFMTLFTCTSGNNRTRWCNEEYDALVYKAAEETDPAKRVELYDKAQKILTEDDVPIVPMFVSNQQNMIKPYVKGLVPNPLDLVLFKYVYFEDPVKENAAAAEPE; encoded by the coding sequence ATGACGACATGCTCATACCCTAACATCCATCGGTTTAGATTCGCCCTTGCGGCCGGGCTCATTGTTATCGCGGCGCTCGTCCTCGTCTCGTGCAGCGCCGACAAGGGCGCGGAGAGCGCGGCGAAACGGGACACGATCAACATAAACCTCGGCAACGAGCCCCCTTCGCTCGACTGGTCCCTGGCTACGGACACCTCTTCTTACACCGTCCTCAACAACATAATGGAGGGGCTTACGCAGTTCGACGCGGAGTTCCACCCGCTCCCGGCGCTGGCCGAGAGCTGGACTGTGAGCGACGACGGCAAGACCTATACGTTCAAGATAAGGGAAGGGGTGAAGTGGACCGACGGGAAGCCGCTCACGGCGGGCGACTTCGAGTATTCGTGGAAGAGGCTCCTCAACCCCGAAACGGGCGCGGATTACGCTTACTTCCTTTACGACATAGTGAACGCCGAGGAGTACAACACCGGCGGGATAAAAGAGGCCGGCAAGGTCGGGATTAAGGTCGTGGACGACGGTACGCTCGAAGTCAGGCTCAAGAAGCCGGCGGCTTATTTCCCGAGCCTGCTGTCGTTCATGGCGACGTATCCTATGCGAAAGGACGTCGTCGAGGAGCACGGGATAAGGTGGACCGAGCCCGAGAACATCGCAACGCTCGGCCCTTATACGCTAACGTCGTGGAAGCACCACGACCACATACTCCTCACGCGAAACGGCGGCTACCGGGGCGAAAAGCCGCGCATCGAGAAGGTCAGGATAATAATGAACGAGAATCCTTCGTCGGCACTCGCGCAATACGAGAGCGGCGAGCTCGACTACGCGGACAGTAAGAGCATACCGCCTCTCGAAGTGCCGAGGCTTAAAGACCTCCCGGATTTCAAGGCGACGCTCATGTTCAGGACCAATTACATAGCGTTTAACACGGAGAAGCCGCCCTTCGACAACCCGCTCGTCAGAAAGGCGTTCGCGGCATCCATAGACAGGCAGAGCATAGTAGACCTCATACAGGGCGCCGGCGTTACGACGAAGTCGTGGATACCCAACGACATGCTCGGGTATAACGGCGAGGTAGGGATAGACTTCGACCCCGGGCAGGCGAAGAAGTGGCTCGCCGAGGCCGGGTACCCGGACGGGAAAGGCTTCCCCGAAGTATCCTTCCTCTGGCCCGACGTCAGCAGCAACAGGGTTATAGCCGAGGCGCTCCAGAGCATGTGGAAGATGTATCTCGGCGTCGGGGTGAATCTCATGAACCAGGAATGGAAGGTTTACCTAAGCACCATAAACACGGACCCGCCCGAGATACACAGGGCCGGATGGGGGGCGGATTTCCCGGACCCTCACAACTTCATGACGCTATTTACGTGCACCTCGGGGAACAACAGGACCAGGTGGTGTAACGAGGAATACGACGCCCTCGTCTACAAGGCTGCCGAGGAGACAGACCCCGCGAAGAGGGTTGAGCTTTACGACAAGGCCCAGAAGATACTGACGGAGGACGACGTCCCGATAGTCCCGATGTTCGTCTCTAACCAGCAGAACATGATAAAGCCCTACGTGAAGGGACTCGTGCCTAACCCGCTCGACCTCGTCTTGTTCAAGTACGTCTACTTCGAGGACCCGGTCAAGGAAAATGCGGCAGCGGCCGAGCCGGAATAA
- a CDS encoding Maf family protein codes for MSQRLVLASSSPRRKELLESVGLSIEVISPSADEVMHGGESPGEFALRVAFEKAASVSRCLGGNSFVLGADTIVVVDDVVLGKPADENDAARMLGLLSGREHHVLTAFSIVKPREEPLHAEIVSTSVRVSRLAASEIEGYIKTGEPMDKAGAYGIQGIGAFMVEGITGSYTNVVGLPVPEVLRALTKLGAVRLFGRDES; via the coding sequence ATGTCACAGAGACTTGTTCTTGCATCCTCCTCTCCGAGGAGAAAGGAGCTACTCGAATCGGTCGGCCTCTCGATCGAAGTGATAAGCCCCTCGGCCGACGAGGTCATGCACGGCGGCGAATCCCCCGGCGAATTCGCCTTGCGGGTCGCCTTCGAGAAGGCGGCGTCCGTTTCGCGCTGTCTCGGCGGTAATAGCTTCGTCCTGGGCGCGGATACGATAGTCGTCGTGGACGACGTCGTTCTCGGAAAGCCGGCGGACGAAAATGACGCCGCCCGAATGCTCGGCCTCCTCTCCGGGAGGGAGCACCACGTCCTCACGGCATTCTCGATCGTAAAGCCCCGCGAAGAGCCGCTCCACGCCGAAATCGTAAGCACTTCAGTCCGCGTAAGCCGGCTTGCGGCTTCGGAGATAGAAGGTTACATTAAGACCGGAGAGCCCATGGACAAGGCCGGTGCGTACGGCATTCAGGGCATCGGGGCATTCATGGTCGAGGGTATTACGGGGTCATACACGAATGTCGTCGGCCTCCCGGTGCCCGAGGTCTTAAGGGCCCTCACGAAGCTCGGCGCGGTACGGCTCTTTGGCAGAGATGAATCTTGA
- a CDS encoding TonB-dependent receptor, with product MKRLLIFLLAIFIPMPAFGQDDGDTLETVIVEDAPEAPPLDYPSAFSTVLELGSFMGEYNTASEILSFSPGVVVRDYGGFGQLKTLSIRGSSNDQVVVLLDGVRLNSPVGGGVDLSTIPVHYVERYEVLRGGASALVGSDAIGGVVNIVTKDSAKPFTFASATYGSYETFSLNASRAQKVGDFSYLVSFTHSQSKGDFKFKSVNDLTLTRINNEFHSESLLGKVTYDPGNGWKISLLNEFFYDDCGVPGLGEFQQPDANQKDLRNLTSINISKEKFINENFGLDVLIFNRFDDLKYKNPEPTVGLPLDTHSKTYSFGINPTLRWFAPYNQVFTFALDAREDILLNEAYDDPKRFSLGLFAGDEINLFDGLLLINPIARYDVWRTRHETTDTDSGVSARLGVIVAPFDFLSFKANAGRSYRAPSFGELFYPNEGFIRGNPNLKPETSYDFDVGFVLSHPKAALEVTYFRSHVRDLIMFVYISSLTIEPRNVGDVNEQGVEASLALKPFDFFELFAGYTFLDGEIDETGAQLPGRPRNKFDLRAVLDFDYVSFFWETNYVDRIPVSAFPNSKTTPARTVYNAGAKAEWKKLFFTFEIKNLFNNLDVRDALDFPLPGRTYYATAGVNF from the coding sequence TTGAAAAGACTCTTAATATTCCTCCTTGCCATATTCATCCCCATGCCCGCGTTCGGGCAGGACGACGGGGATACCCTCGAAACCGTCATAGTCGAAGACGCACCGGAGGCGCCGCCCCTCGACTACCCCTCCGCCTTTTCCACCGTCCTCGAGCTCGGCAGCTTCATGGGCGAGTACAACACGGCCTCCGAGATACTGTCCTTCTCGCCGGGAGTAGTCGTCAGGGACTACGGCGGCTTCGGGCAGCTTAAGACCCTCTCCATAAGGGGATCGTCGAACGACCAGGTGGTCGTGCTACTCGACGGCGTGAGGCTGAACAGCCCCGTCGGCGGCGGGGTGGACCTTTCTACAATCCCGGTCCATTACGTCGAAAGGTACGAGGTACTTCGCGGAGGCGCCTCGGCGCTCGTGGGGAGCGACGCGATAGGCGGCGTCGTAAATATAGTGACGAAGGACTCGGCAAAGCCGTTCACATTCGCCTCGGCGACCTACGGCTCTTACGAGACGTTCAGCCTTAACGCCTCGCGTGCACAGAAGGTCGGCGATTTCAGCTACCTTGTATCGTTCACGCACTCGCAGTCGAAGGGCGACTTCAAGTTCAAGTCGGTGAACGACCTCACGCTCACGCGCATCAATAACGAGTTTCATTCCGAGAGTTTGCTGGGGAAAGTTACGTACGACCCGGGGAACGGGTGGAAGATAAGCCTCCTTAACGAGTTTTTCTACGACGACTGCGGGGTGCCGGGCCTCGGCGAATTCCAGCAGCCGGACGCAAACCAGAAGGACCTCAGGAACCTGACCAGCATAAATATATCGAAGGAGAAATTCATAAACGAGAACTTCGGCCTCGACGTGCTCATATTCAACAGGTTCGACGATTTGAAGTACAAGAACCCGGAGCCGACAGTGGGCCTCCCGCTCGACACCCACAGCAAGACCTACTCCTTCGGCATAAACCCGACGCTCAGGTGGTTCGCGCCTTATAACCAGGTATTCACGTTCGCCTTGGATGCGAGGGAGGACATTCTTCTTAACGAGGCCTACGACGACCCGAAGAGGTTCAGCCTCGGCCTTTTCGCCGGGGACGAAATAAATCTCTTCGACGGGCTTTTGTTGATTAACCCGATAGCGAGGTACGACGTGTGGAGGACGCGGCACGAAACGACCGACACCGATTCGGGCGTCTCGGCGAGGCTCGGGGTCATCGTCGCGCCGTTCGATTTCCTGTCGTTCAAGGCCAACGCGGGCCGGTCGTACAGGGCGCCCAGCTTCGGCGAGCTCTTCTATCCGAACGAGGGGTTCATACGCGGAAACCCGAACCTAAAGCCCGAGACGTCGTACGACTTCGACGTCGGCTTCGTGCTGTCGCACCCGAAGGCGGCCCTCGAAGTCACGTATTTCAGAAGCCACGTCCGGGACCTGATAATGTTCGTCTACATAAGCTCTCTGACGATAGAGCCGAGGAACGTCGGCGACGTGAACGAGCAGGGCGTGGAGGCGAGCCTGGCGCTTAAGCCTTTCGATTTCTTCGAGCTCTTCGCGGGCTACACGTTCCTCGACGGCGAGATAGACGAAACGGGGGCCCAGCTCCCCGGAAGGCCGAGGAACAAGTTCGACCTCCGGGCGGTCCTGGACTTCGACTACGTCTCTTTCTTCTGGGAGACGAATTACGTGGACAGGATACCGGTCAGCGCGTTCCCGAATTCGAAGACGACCCCGGCCCGCACCGTATACAACGCCGGGGCGAAGGCGGAATGGAAGAAGCTCTTTTTCACGTTCGAGATAAAGAACCTCTTCAATAACCTCGACGTCAGGGACGCGCTCGACTTTCCGCTGCCGGGGAGGACTTATTACGCAACCGCAGGAGTGAATTTCTGA
- a CDS encoding LLM class flavin-dependent oxidoreductase has product MKFGIGLFGMQTHGELPYGHPELYKNSLGQVRLAESVGFDSAWISEHHFLDDGYCPSPAVAAAAMAAVTSSIRIGSAGIILPLQNPVRVAEDAAVVDNISNGRFDLGVVLGYRKEEYDGMGVSMKQRPSRMEEGLEVLGKALSGETFSFEGKRFNFQNTTVTPKPVQKPIPLYVGAFEEPGIRRAGRFGYPLLIGPGRTVSMVRDTLGYYNDEAKKAGKDPEAVEHILLRETFVSPDRDKALEGGTKYIIDMYRYYFTLGVRMFVRGKQLTGLDDPLFEHLAEDRFIIGTPEDCVKEIEMYRDTLGIKYIACRMVFPQAPHDVISGCIETFGKGIIPRFK; this is encoded by the coding sequence ATGAAATTCGGCATCGGACTATTCGGCATGCAGACACACGGTGAGCTCCCGTACGGCCACCCGGAGCTCTATAAAAACAGCCTCGGGCAGGTGAGGCTCGCCGAGAGCGTCGGTTTCGATTCGGCGTGGATATCCGAGCATCATTTCCTGGACGACGGCTACTGCCCGTCGCCTGCGGTGGCCGCGGCGGCGATGGCGGCCGTTACGTCGAGTATAAGAATCGGCTCGGCCGGCATAATACTGCCCCTTCAAAATCCCGTCCGCGTCGCGGAGGACGCCGCCGTCGTGGACAACATATCGAACGGCAGGTTCGACCTCGGGGTCGTCCTCGGATACAGGAAGGAAGAGTACGACGGCATGGGCGTCTCGATGAAGCAGCGCCCGTCGAGGATGGAGGAAGGGCTCGAGGTTCTCGGGAAAGCGCTTTCCGGCGAGACGTTCTCGTTCGAGGGCAAGAGGTTTAATTTTCAGAATACGACGGTGACCCCGAAGCCCGTCCAGAAACCGATACCGCTTTACGTGGGGGCTTTCGAGGAGCCCGGGATAAGGCGTGCGGGGAGGTTCGGTTATCCGCTCCTCATAGGCCCGGGGAGGACGGTGAGCATGGTGAGGGACACGCTCGGGTATTACAACGACGAGGCGAAAAAGGCGGGGAAGGACCCCGAAGCCGTCGAGCACATACTCCTCCGCGAGACGTTCGTTTCCCCGGACAGGGATAAAGCCCTGGAGGGCGGAACGAAATATATCATCGATATGTACAGGTACTACTTCACCCTCGGGGTGAGGATGTTCGTCAGGGGAAAGCAGCTCACGGGGCTCGACGACCCCCTCTTCGAGCACCTGGCCGAGGACAGGTTCATTATCGGCACGCCGGAAGACTGCGTCAAGGAGATAGAGATGTACAGGGACACCCTCGGGATAAAATACATAGCCTGCAGGATGGTTTTCCCCCAGGCCCCGCACGACGTCATATCGGGGTGCATAGAGACGTTCGGGAAAGGTATTATACCGCGCTTCAAATAG
- a CDS encoding LLM class flavin-dependent oxidoreductase: MSKDIKFGLSAPMPGADMDGLLKFSVLADELGFDTVWYPDHVVFVSPTEAHEAWTIATAAAMKTKSIKLGTVSDPHRMHPAVFAQRLASIDHLSEGRVTLTLGVGESMNLDAYGIKWNKPLSRLRESMEVMQKLWAADGPIDYEGEFFNLKDAFLQVKPYKRDRIPMYIATHTPKGLRLAGELGDGWLPIDLNPGLYEEYYGTIKESAKAAGRDESEIDPALWVFTSLGNDEDEAYKSLEPFKYVLVMQDQLKKAGYDVEIPEEYHGLNYFNVIPQDEAGRQKFRQIGQFFPREAIIDFTITGSKKDCIAKIEKYIDKGVRHFVLFYRFSPDPENALRTYAKDIIPYFKG, encoded by the coding sequence ATGAGTAAAGATATAAAATTCGGCCTGTCGGCCCCCATGCCCGGCGCCGACATGGACGGACTCCTTAAATTCTCGGTCCTCGCCGACGAGCTCGGGTTCGATACTGTGTGGTATCCCGACCACGTGGTTTTCGTTTCACCGACGGAAGCCCACGAGGCATGGACCATAGCGACCGCGGCGGCCATGAAAACGAAGAGCATAAAGCTCGGCACGGTTTCGGACCCGCACAGGATGCACCCCGCCGTTTTCGCGCAGAGGCTCGCGTCCATAGACCACCTGTCCGAGGGCAGGGTCACGCTCACTCTCGGCGTCGGCGAATCGATGAACCTCGACGCCTACGGCATAAAGTGGAACAAGCCCCTTTCGAGGCTGAGGGAATCGATGGAGGTCATGCAGAAGCTCTGGGCAGCGGACGGGCCGATAGATTACGAGGGCGAATTTTTCAATCTCAAGGATGCATTCCTCCAGGTAAAGCCGTACAAGAGGGACAGGATACCGATGTACATCGCGACGCACACCCCTAAAGGGCTCAGGCTCGCGGGCGAGCTCGGCGACGGGTGGCTGCCCATAGACCTTAACCCGGGCCTCTATGAGGAATATTATGGCACTATCAAGGAAAGCGCGAAAGCTGCCGGAAGGGACGAGTCCGAGATAGACCCGGCGCTATGGGTGTTCACATCGCTCGGCAACGACGAGGACGAGGCCTACAAGTCCCTCGAACCGTTCAAGTACGTCCTCGTCATGCAGGACCAGCTCAAGAAGGCGGGATACGACGTCGAAATCCCCGAGGAGTACCACGGCCTTAACTACTTCAACGTCATTCCGCAGGACGAGGCGGGGAGGCAGAAGTTCAGGCAAATAGGGCAGTTCTTCCCGAGGGAGGCGATAATAGACTTCACCATCACGGGCTCGAAGAAGGACTGCATAGCCAAGATCGAGAAGTACATAGACAAGGGCGTCAGGCACTTCGTCCTCTTTTACAGGTTCAGCCCCGACCCCGAAAATGCGCTCAGGACCTACGCGAAGGACATCATTCCTTACTTCAAGGGCTGA
- a CDS encoding iron ABC transporter permease, with protein sequence MPAKKKFLTAIAALTVLWIAVAFASVFSGIYDAGIMETVTGGDRLASTIFYKIRIPRVLMATIAGGTFAICGAALQALFRNPLASPFTLGISGGASLGAIIAMRTGLAAGFLGFSVVTIFAFVFSLLTMLFVYSVSRVGGIVATGRLLLAGVVMNFLYSAFILFVQFFSNFTESLQTMRWIMGSLDIVGYGDVWRTLLFALPGCLLLLSITKEMNLFGLGDDVASSLGVDVRKMEKEIYFATSLSAGAVISVTGPIGFVGLIIPHILRMILGVDNRIILPCSFLLGASFLTLADTVSRTLISPVEIPVGIVTASIGGLFFLWLLIRTKKEVIV encoded by the coding sequence ATGCCAGCCAAAAAGAAATTCCTGACAGCCATCGCAGCATTGACGGTCCTCTGGATAGCGGTCGCCTTCGCAAGCGTTTTCTCGGGTATATACGACGCCGGGATCATGGAGACGGTGACGGGAGGAGACCGGCTCGCGAGCACGATCTTTTACAAGATAAGGATACCGAGGGTGCTCATGGCTACCATAGCCGGGGGCACGTTCGCCATATGCGGGGCCGCGCTCCAGGCCCTTTTCAGGAACCCTCTCGCCTCGCCGTTTACGCTCGGCATCTCGGGAGGGGCGTCGCTCGGGGCGATAATCGCCATGAGGACGGGCCTCGCCGCGGGCTTTCTCGGCTTTTCGGTGGTCACGATATTCGCCTTCGTCTTTTCGCTGCTGACGATGCTGTTCGTTTATTCGGTGTCGAGGGTCGGGGGGATAGTCGCGACGGGGAGGCTCCTTCTCGCCGGGGTCGTGATGAACTTCCTCTATTCGGCCTTCATACTGTTCGTCCAGTTCTTCTCAAACTTCACCGAATCGCTCCAGACGATGCGGTGGATAATGGGGAGCCTCGACATCGTCGGCTACGGCGATGTGTGGAGGACGCTCCTGTTTGCCCTCCCCGGATGCCTTCTCCTGCTTTCAATTACGAAGGAAATGAATCTTTTCGGATTGGGGGACGACGTCGCGTCTTCCCTGGGCGTGGACGTGAGGAAGATGGAAAAGGAAATTTACTTCGCCACGTCGCTTTCGGCCGGGGCGGTGATATCGGTGACGGGACCGATCGGGTTCGTGGGGCTCATCATCCCGCACATATTGAGGATGATCCTCGGGGTGGACAACAGGATAATACTCCCCTGCTCGTTTCTACTGGGCGCGTCGTTCCTGACGCTGGCCGATACGGTGTCCAGAACCCTGATATCGCCGGTGGAGATACCTGTCGGAATCGTAACGGCCTCCATAGGCGGGCTGTTCTTCCTCTGGCTCCTGATACGGACCAAGAAAGAGGTGATAGTCTAG
- a CDS encoding cobalamin-binding protein yields the protein MRICSFLPSTTEILYELGLGDSVTGVTHECDYPPVAREKTRVIVSFIDPEKLSSREIDEVVGRNAAEGKSTYLIDRDALREASPDLILTQGLCEVCAVSGNEVTDAASVLGRAPEIISLEPSTLGEILESIMIIGEATGTAQAAAEITGKLGHRIDKVRDHFEAMRDRPRVFCLEWLDPPYAAGHWVPEMVEIAGGVNGLGKPGEPSFRVTWKDIVDFSPHMTMIMPCGFSAEKALDEIDVVMKNDEWFSLPSTTNGLAYVFDANSYFSRPGPRVVDGLEILAHTMHPGVMKGYEPPAGSVVNLKNYMRFEQFLG from the coding sequence ATGCGAATCTGCTCCTTTCTTCCAAGTACGACGGAAATACTCTACGAGCTCGGCCTCGGCGACAGCGTGACGGGAGTTACGCACGAGTGCGACTATCCCCCCGTGGCCCGCGAGAAGACGAGGGTCATCGTGAGCTTCATCGACCCTGAAAAGCTGTCCAGCAGGGAGATAGACGAGGTCGTCGGCAGAAACGCCGCCGAGGGAAAGAGCACCTATCTCATCGACAGGGACGCGCTCAGGGAAGCCTCGCCGGACCTCATACTGACGCAGGGGCTCTGCGAGGTGTGCGCCGTTTCGGGGAACGAAGTGACGGACGCGGCCTCGGTCCTGGGACGGGCGCCCGAGATAATATCACTCGAGCCTTCGACGCTCGGCGAGATACTGGAATCGATAATGATAATCGGCGAAGCGACGGGCACGGCCCAAGCGGCCGCGGAGATAACCGGGAAGCTCGGGCACAGGATAGACAAGGTGAGGGACCACTTCGAGGCCATGCGCGACAGGCCGAGGGTCTTCTGCCTCGAATGGCTCGACCCGCCCTACGCGGCCGGGCACTGGGTGCCGGAGATGGTCGAGATTGCGGGCGGGGTGAACGGGCTCGGAAAGCCGGGGGAGCCGTCGTTCAGGGTGACGTGGAAGGATATCGTGGATTTCTCGCCGCACATGACGATGATAATGCCGTGCGGTTTCAGCGCCGAAAAAGCGCTCGACGAAATAGACGTCGTCATGAAGAACGACGAGTGGTTTTCGCTTCCGTCGACGACCAACGGGCTCGCCTATGTATTCGACGCGAACTCTTACTTCAGCAGGCCGGGGCCGCGCGTCGTGGACGGGCTCGAAATACTCGCCCACACGATGCACCCGGGCGTCATGAAGGGCTACGAGCCGCCGGCAGGGTCGGTCGTCAACCTTAAAAACTACATGCGCTTCGAGCAGTTCCTCGGATAG
- a CDS encoding ABC transporter ATP-binding protein, which yields METLIECRGVGFSYGPRRILCDISLSFGKGSMHGILGANGAGKSTLLKLLTGALGPETGEVLYRGKPLRSLGQRDVARKIAYIPQDPVFAFPFTVSEVILMGRAPYIGRFEFERESDIETARRAMETVGIPHLGKRLISEVSSGERQLASIARALVQEPEVMILDEPATFLDIRHRSEIMNILKKLRDERGILIIAATHDIFGALYYFDEIIMIREGRVFAEGNAAEVVTGENLSTLYGTSVAVRKEDGKVFVYPGD from the coding sequence ATGGAAACGTTGATTGAATGCCGCGGGGTAGGGTTTTCGTACGGTCCGAGGCGGATTCTCTGCGATATAAGCCTCTCTTTCGGGAAGGGGAGCATGCACGGCATACTCGGCGCGAACGGCGCCGGTAAATCTACGCTGCTAAAGCTCCTGACGGGAGCCCTCGGGCCCGAAACGGGCGAGGTGCTCTACAGGGGAAAGCCGCTCCGCTCCCTCGGACAGAGGGACGTCGCCCGGAAAATCGCATACATACCGCAGGACCCCGTATTCGCCTTTCCGTTTACAGTTTCGGAAGTGATACTCATGGGCCGCGCGCCGTATATCGGCAGGTTCGAATTCGAAAGGGAGAGCGATATCGAAACGGCCCGTCGGGCTATGGAGACAGTCGGCATACCGCATCTCGGAAAGCGGCTCATAAGCGAAGTCTCGTCCGGGGAAAGGCAGCTCGCGTCCATAGCGCGCGCCCTCGTCCAGGAGCCCGAGGTGATGATACTCGACGAGCCGGCGACGTTCCTCGACATCAGGCACCGGAGCGAGATAATGAACATACTTAAGAAGCTCCGGGACGAGCGCGGTATCCTGATAATCGCGGCGACGCACGACATATTCGGCGCACTCTACTATTTCGACGAGATAATAATGATAAGGGAAGGAAGGGTTTTCGCCGAGGGGAATGCCGCCGAAGTGGTAACGGGCGAGAACCTGAGCACGCTCTACGGAACCAGTGTAGCTGTAAGAAAAGAGGACGGGAAGGTGTTCGTATACCCGGGAGATTAG
- a CDS encoding putative quinol monooxygenase — protein sequence MLILIAKFRTKPETRDRMKEMARGLIGPSRAEEGCIVYEFLQDAFDPDSFTFYERWRSMEDLELHFREPHFLEFADAFPGLIDGSESIVAYEISEEKSLA from the coding sequence GTGCTTATACTCATCGCGAAATTCAGGACAAAACCGGAGACGAGGGACAGGATGAAAGAGATGGCCCGGGGCCTCATCGGGCCGTCGAGGGCCGAGGAAGGATGCATAGTGTACGAGTTCTTGCAGGATGCGTTCGACCCCGATTCGTTCACGTTCTACGAGAGATGGCGGAGCATGGAAGACCTGGAGCTTCATTTCAGGGAGCCCCACTTCCTTGAATTCGCCGACGCTTTCCCCGGGCTCATAGACGGTTCTGAAAGTATCGTCGCCTACGAAATTTCCGAAGAGAAGAGCCTCGCATGA
- a CDS encoding carboxymuconolactone decarboxylase family protein: MSDDKYKRGVEKLEEISPGAAARTEASLNDIAPDMVRYLMEFVFGEISSRPGLDMKSREITAVAALAAIGTAPNQLKVHIKGALTCGCTRDEIVEVLIQVLVYAGFPAALTGLRLAKEVFQELDGKGKAGA; the protein is encoded by the coding sequence ATGTCCGACGACAAGTACAAACGCGGGGTCGAAAAACTAGAGGAAATCTCGCCTGGAGCCGCCGCCAGGACCGAGGCGAGCCTGAACGACATAGCGCCCGACATGGTGCGCTACCTGATGGAATTCGTCTTCGGTGAAATCTCCTCCCGCCCGGGCCTCGACATGAAGTCGCGCGAGATAACGGCCGTCGCGGCCCTCGCGGCCATAGGCACCGCGCCCAACCAGCTCAAGGTCCACATAAAGGGTGCACTCACATGCGGATGCACGCGCGACGAGATAGTCGAGGTGCTCATACAGGTGCTCGTTTACGCCGGTTTCCCGGCAGCGCTGACGGGCCTCAGGCTCGCGAAAGAGGTGTTCCAGGAGCTGGACGGCAAGGGCAAGGCCGGCGCCTGA
- a CDS encoding ABC transporter substrate-binding protein: MPSAVKRIFLMAILFALACFPASADEPPARIVSLSPSLTHIVYALGEFGRIVGVTIYSEFPPEAANLPKVGGWVNPNFEAVVALRPDAVLLMKDQDSMFGGKLRSLGLRTVIVNGNDSVADIVDTINFLGRLLNREDRAKEVTGHVEESLAAVKKKTENLPRKKVLLVVGRNPGTLEDIYVIGQNNYINELIEIAGGENVVENERFSLKLTREAILTLDPDVIIEVNHEQPDKEEEILGIWRGLPESRAVRNGEVYILPTTVVLHPSQTIAEGAAVLAGVLHPEAGEGNGNVD; the protein is encoded by the coding sequence ATGCCTTCCGCAGTCAAACGCATTTTTCTCATGGCCATACTCTTCGCGCTGGCGTGCTTCCCGGCGTCAGCGGACGAGCCGCCCGCTCGCATAGTATCTCTCTCGCCGAGCCTTACGCACATCGTATACGCCCTCGGGGAATTTGGCAGGATAGTGGGCGTGACGATATACTCGGAGTTCCCGCCCGAGGCGGCGAATCTGCCCAAGGTGGGCGGCTGGGTGAACCCGAACTTCGAGGCGGTCGTCGCCCTAAGGCCCGACGCCGTTTTACTCATGAAGGACCAGGACTCGATGTTCGGGGGCAAGCTGCGGTCCCTCGGGCTCAGGACCGTAATCGTAAACGGCAACGATTCCGTCGCCGACATAGTGGATACTATAAACTTCCTCGGCAGGCTTTTAAACAGGGAAGACAGGGCGAAGGAAGTTACGGGGCACGTCGAAGAGAGCCTCGCCGCCGTAAAGAAGAAGACGGAGAATCTCCCGAGGAAGAAGGTGCTCCTCGTCGTCGGGCGTAACCCGGGGACCCTCGAAGATATCTACGTCATAGGGCAGAACAACTACATCAACGAGCTCATAGAAATCGCAGGCGGCGAGAACGTCGTCGAGAACGAGAGATTCTCGCTGAAGCTCACGAGGGAAGCGATTCTGACGCTCGATCCCGACGTAATCATCGAAGTGAACCACGAGCAGCCGGACAAGGAAGAGGAGATACTCGGAATATGGAGAGGGCTTCCCGAGTCGAGGGCCGTCAGGAACGGCGAGGTCTACATACTGCCGACGACCGTCGTCCTACACCCGAGCCAGACGATAGCCGAGGGCGCAGCGGTGCTGGCGGGCGTCCTGCACCCGGAAGCCGGAGAGGGAAATGGAAACGTTGATTGA